Proteins encoded by one window of Chondromyces crocatus:
- a CDS encoding adenylate/guanylate cyclase domain-containing protein, with translation MLHGGNEADPPIGAQGGGAQAVVQGGAQDAQRDAFERDLTREILISERLRVTILAAIPGIALILFLAATTQYPEQVEWALQGEMDRLRVGLLLGGFATYELFALHSVERLLRSGREPPRLRRYLNALVEVSLPTLAIVYYMTVVSPVEALLLPPVFMYFVFILLSTLGLDFKLCLFTGFVAAVEYALLALGALDGSVSSPDAPLSSMGHHLGKAAILAVSGVAAGFVARRLRSGFVNTLASLEERNRVVNLFGQHVSAAVVDDLLARKAGAQSEVRKVCVMFLDIRNFTAFAEQRSPEEVVAYLNSVFEFMIESVNEHRGIVNKFLGDGFMAVFGAPLSDPDYCRNAVAAGLEIVAKIEARVASGEIPPTRVGIALHAGEAVVGNVGSTMRKEYTVIGDVVNVASRVEALNKELGSQLLVTERVWEASGKPTADVTPPMSVRGRKEPLRLFQLA, from the coding sequence ATGCTCCACGGCGGCAACGAGGCCGACCCTCCGATCGGTGCGCAAGGAGGAGGCGCGCAGGCGGTCGTGCAAGGAGGCGCACAGGACGCGCAGCGCGATGCCTTCGAGCGGGATCTGACGCGAGAGATCCTGATCAGCGAGCGGCTGCGGGTGACGATCCTCGCGGCCATCCCCGGCATCGCGCTGATCCTCTTTCTCGCCGCGACCACGCAGTACCCGGAGCAGGTGGAGTGGGCGCTGCAAGGCGAGATGGATCGTCTCCGGGTGGGGCTCTTGCTCGGTGGGTTCGCGACCTACGAGCTGTTCGCGCTGCACTCGGTGGAGCGGCTGCTCCGGAGCGGGCGAGAGCCGCCGCGGCTTCGTCGTTACCTGAACGCGCTGGTCGAGGTGAGCCTGCCGACGCTGGCCATCGTCTACTACATGACGGTGGTGAGCCCGGTGGAGGCGCTGCTCCTGCCGCCGGTGTTCATGTACTTCGTGTTCATCCTGCTCTCGACGCTGGGGCTGGACTTCAAGCTGTGCCTGTTCACGGGCTTCGTCGCGGCGGTGGAGTACGCGCTGCTGGCGCTGGGGGCACTGGATGGGTCGGTGTCGTCCCCGGACGCGCCGCTGTCGTCGATGGGGCACCACCTGGGCAAGGCGGCGATCCTGGCGGTGAGCGGTGTGGCCGCAGGGTTCGTGGCGCGGCGGCTGCGGAGCGGGTTCGTGAACACGCTGGCGTCGCTCGAGGAGCGCAACCGGGTGGTGAACCTGTTCGGTCAGCACGTGTCGGCGGCAGTGGTCGACGATCTGCTGGCGCGCAAGGCCGGGGCGCAGAGCGAGGTGCGGAAGGTGTGCGTGATGTTCCTCGACATCCGCAACTTCACGGCGTTCGCGGAGCAGCGGAGCCCGGAGGAGGTGGTGGCGTACCTGAACTCGGTCTTCGAGTTCATGATCGAGAGCGTGAACGAGCACCGGGGGATCGTGAACAAGTTCCTGGGGGACGGGTTCATGGCGGTGTTCGGGGCGCCGCTGTCGGACCCGGACTACTGCCGGAATGCGGTGGCGGCGGGGCTGGAGATCGTGGCGAAGATCGAGGCGCGGGTGGCCTCGGGAGAGATCCCGCCGACGCGGGTGGGGATCGCGCTCCACGCGGGCGAGGCCGTCGTGGGGAACGTGGGCTCGACGATGCGCAAGGAGTACACGGTCATCGGCGACGTGGTGAACGTGGCCTCGCGGGTGGAGGCGCTGAACAAGGAGCTGGGGTCGCAGCTGCTCGTGACCGAGCGGGTGTGGGAAGCGAGCGGGAAGCCGACCGCCGACGTGACCCCGCCGATGTCGGTGCGCGGGCGGAAGGAGCCGCTGCGGTTGTTCCAGCTCGCGTGA
- a CDS encoding mechanosensitive ion channel domain-containing protein has product MRQREPTPKIGALHAAAPRRAAARGLALFALFVLLTLSSTPAAAAEPATPSAQPAPVLPAASTPDAIALPTALAPAALQADPGATDDPPPPATVLVIRTPAFLVRAPRAGLSPEQRAASASAALRRAAEDGDTAEIRVEQQGVNALVLVGTRPIIELGPEDALAAGDPTVQAHAARIAPQIRDALRKERSRSATLVTLLSFALMILSGLLALFLIRRAGLVADAMRTWIAKHPERIPAIRLRSIEVIRPASLRAAIHIGAGATKALAQIGVAYGWVLITLSLFEPTRGYAEQLTGFVFGPLYALLVRLVGALPLLVVAVIVGIALVVLVRFVGLFFDSVARGETEVEWLPADLAAPTSILVRAGLLLSFFIVAAPLVTGDDQGTMARVGIVAVVALGLSITPLLASIAVGATVVYGRRLRAGDFTEIGSRAGRVRAITLLETRLEDERGHEIRVPHLLCLVHPVRVLGPRRPVTVTVSLAPSTVGQFDVIDLLLEAAATVGETPEADLLTFDSDSARYAVSVISDQPRARAELTSALAEAITLAGIPFGRPALATAVAEALATREPRSIRSTRSPVS; this is encoded by the coding sequence TTGAGGCAACGCGAGCCCACCCCGAAGATCGGCGCCTTGCATGCGGCTGCCCCCCGAAGGGCAGCAGCTCGCGGCCTCGCTCTCTTCGCGCTCTTCGTCCTCCTCACGCTCTCCTCGACCCCCGCCGCCGCCGCTGAGCCGGCGACCCCCAGCGCCCAGCCCGCCCCCGTCCTGCCCGCCGCCTCGACCCCCGACGCCATCGCGCTCCCCACCGCGCTCGCGCCTGCCGCTCTCCAGGCCGATCCCGGCGCGACCGACGACCCCCCGCCGCCGGCCACCGTGCTCGTCATCCGCACCCCGGCGTTCCTCGTCCGCGCCCCCCGGGCCGGCCTCTCGCCCGAGCAGCGCGCCGCTTCGGCCAGCGCCGCCTTGCGCCGGGCTGCGGAGGACGGCGACACCGCCGAGATCCGCGTCGAACAGCAAGGCGTGAACGCCCTCGTCCTCGTGGGCACCCGCCCCATCATCGAGCTCGGCCCCGAGGACGCCCTCGCCGCGGGCGACCCCACCGTCCAGGCGCACGCCGCCCGCATCGCTCCTCAGATCCGCGACGCCCTCCGCAAGGAGCGCTCGCGCAGCGCGACCCTGGTCACCCTCCTCTCGTTCGCGCTCATGATCCTCTCGGGGCTCCTCGCCCTGTTCTTGATCCGCCGCGCCGGCCTCGTCGCCGACGCCATGCGCACCTGGATCGCCAAGCACCCCGAGCGCATCCCGGCCATCCGCCTCCGCTCCATCGAGGTCATCCGCCCTGCCTCGCTCCGCGCCGCCATCCACATCGGCGCTGGCGCCACCAAGGCCCTCGCCCAGATCGGCGTCGCCTACGGCTGGGTCCTCATCACCCTCTCCCTCTTCGAGCCCACCCGCGGCTACGCCGAGCAGCTCACCGGCTTCGTCTTCGGCCCCCTCTACGCCCTCCTCGTCCGGCTCGTCGGCGCCCTCCCCCTCCTCGTCGTCGCCGTCATCGTCGGCATCGCCCTCGTCGTGCTGGTGCGCTTCGTCGGCCTCTTCTTCGACAGCGTCGCCCGCGGCGAGACCGAGGTCGAGTGGCTCCCCGCCGACCTCGCCGCCCCCACCAGCATCCTCGTCCGCGCCGGCCTCCTTCTCTCCTTCTTCATCGTCGCCGCCCCCCTCGTCACCGGCGACGACCAGGGCACCATGGCCCGCGTCGGCATCGTCGCCGTCGTCGCCCTCGGCCTCTCCATCACCCCCTTGCTCGCCTCCATCGCCGTCGGCGCCACCGTCGTCTACGGCCGCAGGCTCCGCGCCGGCGACTTCACCGAGATCGGCAGCCGCGCCGGCCGCGTCCGCGCCATCACCCTCCTCGAGACCCGCCTCGAAGACGAGCGAGGCCACGAGATCCGCGTCCCCCACCTCCTCTGCCTCGTCCACCCCGTGCGCGTCCTCGGCCCCCGGCGCCCCGTCACCGTCACCGTCTCCCTCGCCCCCAGCACCGTCGGCCAGTTCGACGTCATCGACCTCCTCCTGGAAGCCGCCGCCACCGTCGGCGAGACCCCCGAGGCCGACCTCCTCACGTTCGACAGCGACAGCGCCCGCTACGCCGTCTCCGTCATCTCCGACCAGCCGCGCGCCCGCGCCGAACTCACCTCGGCCCTCGCCGAGGCCATCACCCTCGCGGGCATCCCCTTCGGTCGCCCGGCCCTCGCCACTGCCGTCGCCGAGGCCCTCGCCACCCGCGAGCCCAGGAGCATCCGCTCCACCCGCTCCCCGGTGAGCTGA
- a CDS encoding VOC family protein gives MPTGGISLGLLVLRTRDVPRLVAFYRAMGLPFVEEQHGAGPTHFSCELGGLVVEIYPARPGTTGASEGAADLRLGFRVPSIERALAALTQTSPCVRSGPRADAWGRCAVVVDPDGRAVELREVDEVGETGEARR, from the coding sequence GTGCCGACCGGAGGGATCTCGCTGGGGCTGCTGGTCCTGCGCACCCGCGATGTCCCTCGTCTGGTGGCGTTCTACCGCGCGATGGGGCTCCCGTTCGTCGAGGAGCAGCATGGCGCGGGTCCGACGCATTTCTCCTGTGAGCTGGGCGGGCTGGTCGTCGAGATCTATCCCGCCCGTCCCGGCACGACGGGAGCCTCCGAAGGTGCCGCGGATCTGCGGCTCGGTTTCCGTGTCCCTTCCATCGAGCGCGCGCTGGCGGCCCTGACCCAGACCTCTCCTTGTGTGCGCTCGGGGCCTCGGGCGGATGCCTGGGGTCGGTGCGCGGTGGTGGTGGATCCGGACGGGCGCGCCGTCGAGCTGCGGGAGGTCGACGAGGTGGGCGAGACGGGCGAGGCGCGGCGCTAG
- a CDS encoding GNAT family N-acetyltransferase, whose amino-acid sequence MPLFDPFPVLETPRLRLRALTSEDFDVFFRIQADLRVMRYSGRAPYTREQCQEHLERIHAGIREGVSIRWGLTLRDTGELIGTSGLWNWNKQHRWAETGYELTPERWGKGYMPEALRAICGYTFAHTDIHRIEARIDPENTASARVLEKVGFVKEGVMRQNWFFDGRFTDTPVYGLLREDLQAQHKDPNEEG is encoded by the coding sequence ATGCCGCTCTTCGATCCGTTCCCGGTCCTGGAGACGCCGCGCCTGCGCCTGCGGGCGCTGACGTCCGAGGACTTCGACGTGTTCTTCCGCATCCAGGCCGACCTGCGGGTCATGCGCTACTCCGGCCGCGCGCCGTACACCCGGGAGCAGTGCCAGGAGCACCTGGAGCGCATTCACGCCGGGATCCGCGAAGGCGTCTCGATCCGCTGGGGATTGACCCTGCGCGACACCGGAGAGCTCATCGGCACCAGCGGCCTCTGGAACTGGAACAAGCAGCACCGCTGGGCCGAGACGGGCTACGAACTCACGCCCGAGCGCTGGGGCAAGGGCTACATGCCCGAGGCCCTGCGCGCCATCTGTGGCTACACCTTCGCCCATACGGACATCCACCGGATCGAGGCCCGGATCGACCCGGAGAACACCGCCTCGGCCCGCGTGCTCGAGAAGGTCGGCTTCGTGAAGGAGGGCGTGATGCGCCAGAACTGGTTCTTCGACGGGCGCTTCACCGACACGCCCGTCTACGGCCTGCTGCGGGAGGACTTGCAGGCCCAGCACAAGGACCCGAACGAAGAAGGCTAG
- a CDS encoding putative Ig domain-containing protein: MMNDDVLTRLLRPSAVVMSLALGTVGLGCATDNSGTTATTTTTTTSGTGGGGGSGGAGGEGGVGGEVYTGPCDRDCSKIDTPLCKKAVCNEGQLNGPVGFCIVVDDDGASCDDGLFCTVNDSCMAGACIGGPQNDCGITPVSCQSIVCDEASKSCVDGPHADTNGNPCTPADLCQTLGACQNGTCVGSPRDCTFSPHTECNVVACNPATGACEPTADTSKNGAACSLTGDLCRVGKTCNNGQCGAGNPKDCSAFTAGCVNGVCNAQNGLCQAEAIAPGGTCIEATDACNVGICSAGGLCEPVPVANGTACNDFNTCTDGDVCMAGTCAGAQVANCTFYMEEGFESCPPSGWTLSGPWECGVPTTVGPSGAFEGSNVIATRISANHTTSQTYAVAYAQTPPINLSTATNPMLRFMAWVSTHGRTNVGFNLKVSTDGGTTWTVVNTVSPRYPLAAVDTQPAWGGLDMTNGTYQPFVADLSAYVGQTVLLRFSFRSDTSTVQPGVYVDNVIVAEADTVPIDILRDHLPRGVIGQPYHALMAKRGGSTASVWSIVSGTNHAWLTIDPATGTLSGAPTAAEAGPFSITLRVSEPTRPSNFTEKTLNSDVFSPIYAQSFEGACPAGWTLSGDWECGVPVNVGPMTAFQGTQCIATKLATEYSNSQAWTTTNATSPSISLVGATNPQLSFFMWVETEGSTYDGANLKISTNNATYAVQTNVTPAYNLTSVNSEQAWGGFQSGRGWQKVTANLSAFVGQSINVRMSFRTDGSIVFRGVYVDDLIIVDMP, translated from the coding sequence ATGATGAATGACGATGTCTTGACTCGCTTGCTGCGTCCGAGCGCAGTGGTGATGTCCCTCGCGCTGGGTACCGTTGGACTCGGGTGCGCGACGGACAACTCGGGGACGACCGCGACGACGACGACGACGACGACGTCCGGGACCGGCGGCGGCGGTGGCAGCGGTGGCGCTGGCGGTGAAGGCGGTGTCGGCGGCGAGGTGTACACGGGGCCTTGTGACCGTGACTGCTCGAAGATCGACACGCCGCTGTGCAAGAAGGCGGTCTGCAACGAGGGGCAGCTCAACGGGCCGGTCGGCTTCTGCATCGTCGTCGACGACGACGGTGCGTCGTGTGACGACGGGCTGTTCTGCACGGTGAACGACTCGTGCATGGCGGGCGCTTGCATCGGCGGTCCGCAGAACGACTGCGGCATCACCCCGGTGTCGTGCCAGTCGATCGTGTGCGACGAGGCATCGAAGAGCTGCGTCGACGGTCCCCACGCGGACACCAACGGCAACCCGTGCACGCCCGCGGACCTGTGTCAGACGCTGGGTGCTTGCCAGAACGGGACCTGCGTCGGCTCGCCGAGGGACTGCACGTTCTCGCCTCACACCGAGTGCAACGTCGTGGCGTGCAACCCGGCGACGGGCGCGTGCGAGCCGACGGCGGACACGTCGAAGAACGGCGCGGCGTGCTCGCTCACGGGTGACCTGTGCCGGGTGGGCAAGACGTGCAACAACGGGCAGTGCGGCGCCGGTAACCCGAAGGACTGCTCGGCGTTCACGGCGGGCTGCGTGAACGGGGTGTGCAACGCGCAGAACGGCCTCTGTCAGGCCGAAGCCATCGCGCCAGGCGGGACGTGCATCGAGGCCACGGACGCTTGCAACGTGGGCATCTGCAGCGCGGGCGGGCTCTGCGAGCCCGTGCCGGTCGCCAACGGGACGGCCTGCAACGACTTCAACACCTGCACCGACGGCGACGTCTGCATGGCGGGCACCTGCGCCGGCGCGCAGGTCGCGAACTGCACGTTCTACATGGAGGAGGGCTTCGAGTCCTGCCCACCCTCTGGCTGGACGCTGAGCGGGCCCTGGGAGTGCGGGGTGCCCACCACCGTGGGGCCGAGCGGCGCGTTCGAGGGGTCGAACGTCATCGCGACCAGGATCTCCGCGAACCACACCACCAGCCAGACGTACGCCGTGGCGTACGCGCAGACGCCGCCGATCAACCTGAGCACGGCGACGAACCCCATGCTGCGGTTCATGGCCTGGGTGAGCACCCATGGCCGGACCAACGTCGGGTTCAACCTGAAGGTGAGCACCGATGGCGGCACCACCTGGACCGTGGTGAACACGGTGAGCCCCCGCTACCCGCTCGCTGCCGTGGACACGCAGCCGGCGTGGGGTGGCCTCGACATGACGAACGGGACGTACCAGCCGTTCGTCGCCGATCTGTCGGCCTATGTCGGGCAGACCGTGCTGCTGCGGTTCTCGTTCCGCTCGGACACGAGCACCGTGCAGCCGGGCGTGTACGTGGACAACGTGATCGTCGCCGAGGCGGACACGGTCCCCATCGACATCCTGCGGGACCACCTGCCGCGAGGGGTCATCGGGCAGCCCTACCACGCGCTGATGGCCAAGCGGGGCGGCTCCACGGCGTCCGTGTGGAGCATCGTCAGCGGGACGAACCACGCCTGGCTGACGATCGATCCGGCGACGGGGACGCTCAGCGGCGCGCCCACCGCAGCCGAGGCGGGGCCGTTCAGCATCACGCTGCGGGTCTCGGAGCCGACGCGACCGTCGAACTTCACGGAGAAGACGCTGAACAGCGACGTGTTCAGCCCGATCTACGCGCAGAGCTTCGAGGGGGCTTGCCCGGCCGGCTGGACGCTCTCGGGAGACTGGGAGTGCGGCGTCCCCGTGAACGTGGGGCCCATGACGGCGTTCCAGGGGACGCAGTGCATCGCGACCAAGCTCGCCACCGAGTACAGCAACAGCCAGGCGTGGACGACCACCAATGCGACGTCTCCGTCGATCAGCCTCGTCGGGGCGACGAATCCGCAGCTCTCGTTCTTCATGTGGGTCGAGACCGAGGGCAGCACGTACGACGGCGCGAACCTGAAGATCAGCACCAACAATGCGACGTACGCCGTGCAGACGAACGTGACGCCGGCGTACAACCTGACCTCGGTGAATTCAGAGCAGGCGTGGGGAGGGTTCCAGAGTGGCCGAGGCTGGCAGAAGGTGACGGCGAACCTGAGCGCCTTCGTGGGCCAGAGCATCAACGTGCGCATGAGCTTCAGGACGGACGGGTCAATCGTATTCCGAGGGGTCTACGTCGACGACCTGATCATCGTCGACATGCCCTGA
- a CDS encoding choice-of-anchor J domain-containing protein, with protein sequence MKQDGLIHFIRSGMVWGAIAAAALMGCASDTAAPTNTTTTTTVTGEGGGGAGGGGGAGGGGDEEYTGPCDRDCSKIETQACMKAVCNEGQLAGPVGFCIVVNDDGASCDDGLFCTVNDTCQGGVCVGGEQNDCGQTPASCRSIVCNEGTQTCSDGPAADTNGNPCVPTDLCQTAGTCQNGTCNGLPKDCTFSPHIECNNVACNPATGACEPTANAAKNGSTCSLTGDLCMTGKTCNNGLCEGGSAKSCSALTVGCYSGVCNAQSGICQAVPIAAGETCASATDACNVGICNAAGSCIANPVADGTSCNDFNVCTDGDVCTAGICGGAAVANCSFYLNQSFEGTCPPAGWSLAGDWECGTPSVVGPAAYSGTNVIATKIASNYSNDQTYTGSYAQTPPIDLTGATQPTLQFMAWMSTEGETYDGVNLKVSTNNGSTWSVLTTVTPAYTLTVNSQPAWGGENYTSGTYRRFSANLSAYVGQTIMLRFSFRSDVSYTLPGIYVDDVVVTEPYAIALSLSNVAPVRATVDKPFSFSVPRSGGSSAAVWSIVSGTNHAWMTINPATGMLAGTPTAAELGPFSFTVRVHEPALPSNYAEKTVTGEVTGAAIYTTGFEGTCPAGWTMGTAWECGAPSIVGPASAYEGGHCIATRLASNYPDYLTWASSIATSPAISLANTQNPRLSFRMWVETESGWDGANLKISTNGTTYTVLTNVVPAYNTTADGQAAWGGLQSGQGWRQVTADLSAYAGQTINLRFAFRSDSGTNYAGVYIDDLVITETN encoded by the coding sequence ATGAAACAGGACGGCCTGATTCATTTCATCCGATCAGGGATGGTGTGGGGGGCGATCGCGGCGGCAGCACTGATGGGCTGTGCGTCGGACACGGCCGCTCCTACCAACACGACGACGACGACGACGGTGACCGGAGAGGGGGGCGGCGGCGCGGGCGGCGGCGGTGGCGCGGGCGGCGGTGGCGACGAGGAGTACACCGGGCCCTGCGATCGCGACTGCTCGAAGATCGAGACGCAGGCGTGCATGAAGGCGGTCTGCAATGAAGGGCAGCTCGCCGGGCCCGTGGGGTTCTGCATCGTCGTCAACGACGACGGCGCGTCGTGCGACGACGGGCTGTTCTGCACGGTGAACGATACGTGCCAGGGCGGCGTCTGCGTCGGGGGTGAGCAGAACGACTGCGGCCAGACTCCTGCGTCGTGCAGGTCGATCGTGTGCAACGAGGGGACGCAGACCTGCAGCGATGGGCCCGCCGCCGATACGAATGGCAACCCCTGCGTTCCCACCGACCTCTGTCAGACCGCCGGCACCTGCCAGAACGGTACGTGCAACGGTCTCCCGAAGGACTGCACCTTCTCGCCGCACATCGAGTGCAACAACGTCGCGTGCAACCCGGCCACGGGGGCGTGCGAGCCGACCGCCAACGCCGCGAAGAACGGGTCGACCTGCTCGCTCACGGGCGACCTGTGCATGACGGGCAAGACCTGCAACAACGGCCTGTGCGAAGGGGGGTCGGCCAAGAGCTGCTCGGCGCTGACGGTCGGCTGCTACAGCGGTGTCTGCAACGCGCAGAGCGGCATCTGCCAGGCGGTGCCGATCGCGGCAGGCGAGACCTGCGCGTCGGCCACGGATGCGTGCAACGTGGGCATCTGCAACGCCGCAGGGTCGTGCATCGCGAACCCGGTCGCGGACGGGACGTCGTGCAACGACTTCAACGTCTGCACCGACGGTGACGTGTGCACGGCAGGCATCTGCGGCGGTGCTGCGGTGGCGAACTGCTCGTTCTACCTGAACCAGAGCTTCGAGGGGACCTGCCCTCCCGCGGGCTGGTCGCTCGCCGGAGACTGGGAGTGCGGAACGCCTTCGGTGGTGGGACCTGCTGCCTATTCCGGCACGAACGTCATCGCCACCAAGATCGCGAGCAACTACAGCAACGACCAGACGTACACGGGTTCCTATGCCCAGACGCCGCCGATCGATCTCACCGGCGCGACCCAGCCCACCCTGCAGTTCATGGCCTGGATGTCGACCGAGGGGGAGACCTATGACGGTGTGAACCTCAAGGTGAGCACGAACAATGGTTCGACCTGGAGCGTGCTGACGACGGTGACGCCTGCCTACACCCTGACGGTGAACAGTCAGCCCGCATGGGGAGGTGAGAACTACACATCCGGTACATACCGGCGCTTCTCGGCCAACCTGTCGGCCTATGTGGGTCAGACGATCATGCTGCGGTTCTCGTTCCGCTCGGACGTGAGCTACACGCTCCCGGGCATCTACGTGGACGACGTCGTGGTCACCGAGCCGTATGCGATTGCCTTGTCCCTCTCGAATGTGGCCCCGGTGCGCGCGACCGTCGACAAGCCGTTCAGCTTCTCGGTGCCGAGGTCGGGAGGCTCTTCGGCGGCGGTGTGGAGCATCGTCAGCGGCACCAACCATGCTTGGATGACGATCAACCCGGCGACGGGGATGCTCGCAGGTACGCCCACCGCGGCGGAGCTCGGTCCGTTCAGCTTCACCGTTCGGGTCCACGAGCCTGCGCTCCCCAGCAACTATGCCGAGAAGACGGTGACGGGTGAGGTGACGGGGGCCGCCATCTATACGACCGGCTTCGAGGGGACCTGCCCAGCCGGCTGGACGATGGGCACGGCCTGGGAGTGCGGTGCGCCCTCCATTGTGGGGCCTGCGTCGGCCTACGAAGGCGGTCACTGCATTGCCACACGGCTCGCCTCGAACTACCCCGACTACCTGACCTGGGCGAGCTCCATCGCCACCTCGCCGGCGATCAGCCTCGCCAACACGCAGAACCCGAGGCTCTCGTTCCGCATGTGGGTCGAGACCGAGTCGGGCTGGGACGGCGCCAACCTGAAGATCAGCACCAATGGTACGACGTACACCGTGCTGACCAACGTGGTGCCGGCCTACAACACGACCGCCGACGGGCAAGCGGCGTGGGGCGGCCTGCAAAGTGGGCAAGGGTGGCGCCAGGTGACGGCCGATCTGAGCGCGTATGCCGGGCAGACGATTAACCTGCGATTCGCCTTCCGAAGTGATTCGGGGACGAATTACGCCGGCGTCTACATCGATGATCTCGTGATTACCGAAACCAACTGA